The nucleotide window tttcccatgaagtggtgagagaaatgcaaatcaaaactacaatgagatatcacctcataccagtcagaatggccatcaccaaaaaggcTACAAACACTAAATGCTGGAgatgatgtggaggaaagggaacgctcttgcactgttgaatgtaaactgatagagccactatggaagacggtatggagattccttaaaaaacaagaataaaaccaccatatgacctagcaatcccactcctaggcatataccctgaggaaataaaaactgaaaaagacacatgtatcccactgttccctgcagcactatttacaatagtataacatggaagcaacctagatgtgcactgacagaggaatggataaagaggctgtggtacatatacacagtggaatattactcagccataaaaaggaatgcatttgagtcagttctgatgacatggatgaacctagaacctactatacagagtgaggtaagtcaggaagagaaagataaatatcatattctgacgcatatatatggaatctagaaaaatgggcagcaatggagaaacagacatagagaacagacttacggacatggggagaggggaggagagggtgagatgtatggagagggtaacatggaaacttacattaccatgtgtaataGCCAACCGGGAatgtgctgtatgactcaggaaactcaaacgggctctgtaccaacctagaggggtgggatggggcgggagatgggagggaggttcaaaagggaggggatatcgcagccatgaaattgaaagatgcttactccttggaagaaaagttatgaccaacctagatagcatattcaaaaacagagacattactttgccgactaaggtctgtccagtcaaggctatggtttttcctgtggtcatgtatggatgtgagagttggaccgtgaagaaggctgagcgccgaaaaactgatgcttttgaactgtggtgttggagaagactcttgagagtcccttggactgcaaggagatccaaccagtccattctgaaggagatcagccctgggatttctttggaaggaatgaggctaaagctgaaactccagtactttggccacctcatgcgaagagctgactcactggaaaagactttgatgctgggagggattgggggcagaagaagaagaggatgacagaggatgagatggctggatagcatcactgactcgatggacgcgagtctgagtgaactccgggagatggtgatagacagggaggcctgacgtgctgcgattcacggggtcacaaagagtcagacacgactgagcgactgaactgaactgaactgatggctgatttatgttgaggtttgacaaaaaacagcaaaattctgtaaagcaactgtccttcaattaaaaaataagttaaaaaaaaatattatactaaatgaaaaatGCCAGAAACCAAAGGCTACAAATTGTATGAGGCTTTTGACTGAAGCTACAGAGCGCGCATGCATGCACTGATATGAAACGTTCAGAATACGCACGTATAGAGGCGGAAAGCAGACCTCTAGGTGCTGTGGCTCAGGGAAAGACGACGGGGGCCAAGCAGTGAGTGGCTGCTGACGGGCACAATGGTTTTTTTCAGagagatggaaatgttctaaaattgattatggCAATGGTTTTACAActctgaagatattaagaatcaTGAACTGTACACTCTAAATACATGAACTatatggtatataaattatatctcaataaaacagttattaaaaatatgtaaaagaggaaataaaaaaatacagaaagcatCTGGCTCTTAGGGTCAGCTAAAAATACCTGTCTCACTGCAAGTGTCTTCAAAATTCTAcatccattctgttatttttgcatAGGATCCTTCTTTCagttggaccaaaaaaaaaaaaaaaaaagtgatttaaacATTGTACTTCTCTTAACTCGGGAGTAATAATCACATACAGAAAAATGTAAGAATCTTTGTCTTTTCTTGATGCTATTCTGGGGGTCTTAACTGTGTCACATGTTTAGATATCAAATATTCCAAATCTCTTAAAATCTAAAATTTCTTAcatttctagattttaaaaaaagagtcatgAATTCAAATACTGTCCTAAATGTCAGATGGACACTCTCTTGTAATCCAGCCCTGAGTATTATTAGTTCACAAAGCAATTTTTGTGATATAtgttttaaaacctttaaaaaataatatagaatGATATGATTATTCAAACATGGCCACCTACACTACATCTCACCCACATATGTTGGTGTCAAACAGTCCAATTTGCTAGCAACAGTGAGCTTTTACGAGGCAGCCTGTGGAAGCAAAACACAACAAAGGTTCCCTTGTGCTCCCCAGCTACACGCCCACGGTGGCATGAGGCACAGAACCCATGCCAACCACCTGAGAAGGGCAGATCCCTTCACTCAACGCAGATGAGAGACGGGGATGTCTTGTTCTTTATGCTGCTGCTCCTCGTGGCCCCCCACAGCAAGAGAGTCCATATTTGATTCCTAAAGAGAGTCAGCTCAACATCATCTGAACCCTTGGGTCGTTGTGCCACGTCCAGACCTTTCCTCAGACCTATGTTTTGGCCTCTTTTCCTCAGGGTCAAAGCTCACAATCAGTCCCTCACTTCACTCCAGAATTAACATCATGAATCAAGAAAAAGATTTGTTCTCTATAAGGAAGAACACAAATCTGTTTCGTAGGAAATTGTTATATAtaattacacagttttaaaaaataggccAGTAAACTTGAGGCTAAATTTCAacatacaaagaaatacaaaaagtagTTCAACAAtttcaacacacacaaaaaatttagaaaattctaaCTTCTAATCTTTAATATATGTCTATAAAAGTCCtgtcaaaactttaaaatataacctTAGGAAATGTTTCTCTTTATTGAAGTTATCAGTTACTTGGgtattattaaaaagtaaaaaaatacgtCAGCAATATTGTTAAGACCCAAGGCTGTGGAGAGACGGCCCCTCAGCTTGCTTCTAGAAGTCTCTTCTACCTGAATCACAGGAAAGAGTAGGGCTGGAATTCTAGTCCCAGAGCTGCCTCTAAAAATCTCTGTGGTCTTGgataagttatttaacttttccaAGTCTCCATTCCTCCACCATCAGCATTTTCTAAACATTCTGTCCAAGGAATATTAATGTCATAAAGAAGGGTTCTGTTTTCAAATTAAGTCAGAGACTGCTACACACCATTTCTCCTCTTCAGGAGGCTCACACAACAGGCATCAGCATTACTAAAGGCTCTGATAAGTCCTGCAGTATGTTTATCTAATCGTGTATCCATCTTGGTTGACCTCAGGATCCCTTAGCTGCTAACACGGCAGCATCCTGTGGACTACGCTTTGGAAAACATTGGTCCAGGATATCCCAGGTCTCTCCCAGCCCTTACACTGATAACACACAGGAAGAGCAATGCACTATTTTGTTGCAGGTTCTGGGGTTTAAGAGACGCTTTAATGCCCTGGAGTTGACAAGGAACTTATTCATATTAATTGGACCTTTGAAGATCAACACGATTCCCTTGTTCCTAACGAGTCTTCATTCAAGCAAAGTGATAATGACCGTCACACGATCTCAGTGGCCACCTACAGGACAATACACAGAACTGACCAAGAAGGATCAGTTATCTTCAATAAAGTTTAGCTTTCCTTTCCAGTATGGTTTGATGTTTCTCTGTGGCGAATGCTTtggccactgctccttggaacaGCTCTGCATCCCTGCGCATGCCCACTTCCTTGTCCAGGATGAAGTCACTGTGCAGGCAGACTGTCAGGAGTCCTCAGGTTAAAGAGCTGCTCTTCCAAGAAGGCGCCCCCAAGGCCATATTGTTCCTCATGGAGCCTCACTTCTTCAGGCGACAAGTGGCTTCCTCCCAGAACAAAGTCTGCAAACCTagtatttatttcaaataaagttaATGTTATCACAGAAAGCTTTGTTTGGAAGATATCATGTTCCCTGGCTGCTTATCCCCCTTAATTAAATTTGGCTTTGCATCAGTAGAGGATGGCATTTGCACAGTGGGTGTGAAAACAAGAAGGCTGCGTGCTCCTCCAGACGCTCAGGGAAGGACCAGGAAGCAGGCAGACTTGGAAGCACCAGGTGCTGCTAAACagatccactccagttttctaattccttttctcttattaaatgttattatttattcACTACTTTAGTGTCTTTCCCCCTTCAATTTTTAATTTGAGGGCACTGCTGTTTGGATAAAGCTTCAGAGGCTGGGGCAGAGATTTCTTTCTTGGTGAACTTTATAAATGAGTTTCCACCCCTAAAGTATGAGAAGCAGAGGACGCATCCCATTCTATCTCCCTTCTCCTATGAGTGGTCTTTATGGCCTTCCCTATACAATACATCGTATGAGAAGCAGAGGACGCATCCCATTCTGTCTCCCTTCTCCTATGAGTGGTCTTTATGGCCTTCCCTATATAATACATCAGATCAACATTTTCTCCGACCCTGGCAGTTCTAAGGTGCAATGCAGAACACTGAAGCAAAAGAAGCTCGACAGCTTCCACGTCATGTTACCCGGGAAGCTGTGTTTCCAGCCTTAAGCACCTGATCCAAACTGTTGTGTTATTTCCGGGGTAACGCCAACCCAGCTGTGGTGTGGGCAGCGGGGCAAGGCTTACTTTTTCGGCTCCTGGAGCCTGGAGACCGCCAGCCAGGATGGGAAGCCGGGGCTGCGGCAGGCCTGGCGGAGCTCCTCCAGGGCGCAGGTTGTGGCGGCATCAGCTTGTTCCCTGTACTGGTCTTCAGTAAGAAGCTTCACCGCCAGCTTCTCTGATGTGaaccatttcttcattttcctaaaaCAGGCAGCATTTGGTTGCTAGATTCCTGGCCATATCTGGTTGCTCAATGCAACTCTTaagatttataaaaatacatttcttagaAAGTAACAATTCTTAACTTCCTCTATAACATACTCTACTTATTTCTCTTGTTATCCCAACTGAGGTTTACAGAATGTGTAATTTGGGCCTAACTGTACACTCCCCCTCTTCCTGGACCAGCTGAAATAATGTCCTAAGGCACTgaggatccttttttttttggctgtggcaTCGTCgtggcagcccatggggtcttacttagctgtggcacgtgggatctagctccccaaccagggactgagcctgggcctcctgcattggcagtgcaaAGCCTTAGACAACTGGATCACCAAGAAGTCCTGAGCATCAATTTCTGATAGAGACataattgtatttttctttctcggTGATTTCAAATCAGGCAATTAAAAACCTGGCTTCTTTTTGCCTGCCCTGCTGATGTTCTTGGGCGCCAATACCAGCAGCAAACCTTTGAGATGACCTTCTATGGAGACCCAGCAGAATCGCTTGCCACTGAGTCTAAGCAGAGAAGCTGGGAAGATCTGTGCGGTATGGCCTCCATCTAGTGGTGGAGAAGCTGACTAACCTCAGAGGAAGTAAACACACTTCCCCTGAGTACAAGGGTCGTGTACACACAGTGATTCATAATGTTAAAATCATTATTCTCTTGCTACATATGGAGGGGGCTCACGATTGGAACTTTTTTCCAACCAAAACAGTCCTAAAGAGAAGAATCCCATAAAGAATGGTAATAATGAAGAGGTTTTAACACGTGTATTTATcagtgagttttaaaaaaatgttttaggtGGTTTAAAATTTAACCAAAGATTCCCAAATACAAACGAGCGACACAGTCACCAGGAGGTGTTTTAACGCATGTTTGTTTTCTTGAGGTTTGGGGCCTGAAAATCTTTAAACTTTTACAGCTCGTCTGGTGGTTGATAACCTGGATTAGGGAACCACTGACattatttcttcctccttttctgaaCACCTAGCCTGGTCTCCATGGAGGAAAATGCCCGAGCTCGGAGCACAAGACGGGGACACGGTTTCAGCTGTAAAGTTTACCCACTGTGTGAGCTGGGCAGCTCCTTCACAGTTCTGAGCCTCACTTTGCTCACATGGAAAAAAAGTTAAAGCAACATGGTCTACCTCAGGAGGTCACTGGACAGATGAAAAATATTACTTTGCATCAAATGCTTAGCACAGTGAACAGCCTACAGTAAGGTTCAACAGAGATAAAATAATAACTAACCATATATTATCAAAATGTATTCAAACAGCTCTTTGTAATCTAGAAAGTACTATACATTCAAAGCATTATTTCTTTGGCTTATTGTTCACCCTGTGAGTTCCTGTTTTATTTCCTAATCCTTCACATAATTACTTACCAGCAGTATGAAAAGTTGAGGAAGTTACAGTACATTTCGATTGTTAGTTCTGTGTTAAGAGAACGCACAGCAAACACATAAGAGCATTACCGCGCAGGTAAGAGAACACACTCGGCTCTCGGCAGGGTAGCGGACATTGACAAGGAAAGCGGAAGGCATTCGCCTGGGCTCCTCAGGCCACAAGCCAGACAAGGGATGCGAGGCCTCAAGGGTGTGCAGTGGCCGGTCCCCTCCTGGCAGGGGATCTCTGAGAGCCCCAGTCACCGTCTGCCTCCGAGACAGGGCAGAGAGAAGCAGGTGGCAGCAGCCTTGCCAGCATCCTCTGCAGAGAGGCCCTGCCCTGCCTCTGGTGCCTCTTTTAACCCTGTGACGTCACCACCCGTGGAGTCAGCAGATCCATAAACTAGCAGCTGTCACAGAATCTCCTCCTCACAGTCAAGTTTACCTCATGAACGTTCACTAACTCCCTCTTCTAGCCTTGCTCTCACTGCCCTGCTCCAGGCCCTGCTCACCTCTTGCCTGGACCACTGTGACGTCTGATGACTGGTCTCCCGCCCCCAAACCTGCCCTTAACCTCCACCCTCTGCACCCAAAGACAGATGGGCCCCATCTCACCGCCCAATGAGTGACTGGCTTCTGCTTGGATTCTGGCTTGTtgactgtgtttttattttcatattagtTAGTTGCCACCATTTAAAAATCCTGAGACTTGACATTCGATCCATGTTCCCAGCTTTTCTAGAAAACGAGGCGATCTGGCAAGGCCCATATTCCCAAATGGCAATCATCAGCTCCAGCTGAGTGGTAACCAACCCCGTTTCTCTCGGGCAGTGTTGCAGTACTTGGCATAATCCTCACCACTGCCTTCCCTCTGCTCGGAATCCTTCACTCAGTACCTCCTGGGGCCCCAAGCATTTGATTTCTAACTCCTGTCCGGAGAGCAGTCGGAGTGCATTGCCTGACATGCAGAAAGGGCAGTGCCTCCACCATGTACAGGATCAGATTCGATTCTCTAGCACTGCCTGCGAGGCCTCCACATCCTGGTGGACACCCACCTCACTCGCCTGCTCTGGGATGGTAGCAAATGGGGCTTTCTCCCTTTCAGGAAGGCCTTTCCTACATTTATTCATCTGGCTGTTTTGATTCATTAGGATTCAGCCCATGAGTCTCTTTTCCAGGAACTTTCCTGAACTTTCCCcaacggctcagtggtaaagaacctgcctgcgtcacaggagacctgggttcaattcctgggttgggaagatcccctggaggaagaagtggcaaccctctccagtattcttgtctggagaatccccatggacagagaagcctggcaggctacagtccataggatcacaaagagttggacacagctgagtgactaagcaaggATACTCCCTGGGCAGGCCTATCTGAAAACTTGTTCTAGCACCAATATGCCTGAGTCTCTACGAGCACATCGCCAGGGTAGGGGCCACTCCTTAACCTGCGTACCTGGCACAAAACAGGTGCTCAGACTCCACGGCAGAAGGACATTTAAGCCTTATCTTAAaacctaagaaaaaagaaagccctgATTATATAAATTGTAGCTTTCAACAATTTGTTATTCGATTCTGTTCCCTCGTATCTCGTAAGCACAACGAATAGCCCCAAAGCAGTCCTTGGgcccaaaaggaaggaaatacagAGTGAAAAAGAGCTGTTAGGTGATGCCACGCCCAAGCAATTTGTCACTGATTTTAGTGAGTTCTGGGTGAGCCGTCATTACCTGGTAATCGGTGGCTCTGGAAGATTAACGACGGCTAGCAAAGGAGGTTGGATCAGGCACTAACATTCTCTAACCACCCCCTTCTCAGAGGGAAATCTGAGATCTCCAGATCAAGTGGAGTGAATTGTGATACCAAATAAGACATGTCAAAAAATTCccccaaagaataaataaagccAGAGCTCAGAACATCAAACTAAtgatggaggaaagaaaagaggccACACACCTCCCGACACAGGCGAGTGCACTTGGTAGATAGCAGCGACTCCCGGACGCCAGGACGAGGAGCAGGGCGGCCGTGCAGGCGAACTGGGGCGCGGCCACCCCCATGTACACCAGGAGCAGGgacagcagccgcagcagccatGCCAGGAGCACCATGTCCCTCTCCTCCACCAGGGGCCCGTGCTTGTAGCAAACAGCAAAGCTGACGCAGCCAACTGTCAGGATGTAGCCTGGAAGAGCAGAAAGGTGCACAACAACGTAACGCCAAATTTGAAAGTTATGGGGAAAACCTGGCAGAGTCACGACTTAGAGCTAAGAACGTATCAGAACACCTGCATTTTTCTTTCCCCAGTGAAGCTGAAAAATGCATTTAGGGCTAGTTATTCCTCCCCTGTGAGTGCTAGGTGGCCTCTGCAGTACTTAAGGATGTATAATAATACATTATTATAAGTATACCTGTTTTCTGGCCCAGAGTTGTAGAGGACAGATGTTATCACAGCTGCTTTGGTCAGGAATAAGCCTTAGTGTACGTCATAGTCTGCCACAAAACCcgtttttaattttctaatcacTAAATCAAAGTGTGATTTCACAGTGAAGGGATCAGCTCTCACCCTTGCATTCTGGTGCTCAGCTTCCGTGCTGTGAACAGAGGGACAAGCGGTGCTCCAATGTCGAGAGCACATCACCTCTTAGGTACTCAGTGAGCATTTCATTTGTATCTAAGCAAGTCTCAAGACCCAATTTCCAGCTTATATAAGATACAGGAGAGAAACAAGTTAAATTATACCACAAAGGAATAATCAGAGAAACCTAGAAAGTGGAGCATGCTGTAGGGCAACTAACTTTGTCTCTTCAGCATATCActgagatgggggaaaaaaaccccaaaccagaCACCTGTTATGGATTAAATGAGACTTATGGGACACAATAAAAGCAAAATGTGATTCTGGACTATATCCTACCTTATAAAACCAAACATCAAGGATGTTTAGGAAATCTGAACATGGCCTAGGTAACAGATAATCTTATGTAACTATTAATTTTTCAAGATTTAGTAACTGAACTCTAGAGGAAAATGTTCTTGCCTTATAGAAAAATTAAGACAAGTATTTAAAGAAACACACCATAGCAGCAGTAATTTACTTTGAAAATACtttactataaaaagaaaaatggactaAAAACATAAAAGCTTCAAGTGAAACAAAAATCgattgcttttgctttggatGGGTGTACTTATATGAGAAATTCGGCACTAAGAGGTTAGGAGAAAATGGATTCTCCCATTCTCTGTTATTTCCCAATTAAAACACTCTAAAAAGttgatatttttgttcttttaaatgacAAGAACAAGTCTCTGTTTCTAAAAGTCACGTTTTCATTGGTCATTTATATTTACAATTTCTTACCTTTTGTAATAAAtacattgaaaaagaaataaagagtcgCATTTTAGAGCAATTTTTTAGTTACAATTTAGAGGTGGTCAGAGCTTAACTGCAATTTAAAAGCATATGCAGTCAAAAAGGGCAAGTGCTGTTTTGTTCTTTTGATCACCAGAGCAGAAAACTAGGAAGAATGTCAAAGAGAAATAGTCTAAAATGATATCTAATGAACTGAAACCACCAACTGTgggaataaaatattatttttaacagttcTTCTCCTTAGTTCACAGTGAAAATCTGAATGCTGGAGCGTATGTCAAGAGAAGGCCCCTGGCTGTACTTTTCAGCTTTACCAATAAcagactgtatttttaaaatctttacctACCTAATACACACATCCTGCTTTCATACCACCGTCTCTTCAGCTCTTCCATCAGTTGCCCCAGAATATACACTGAAGCAAACCAACAACCAAGCATTAGAGCCCAAAAGGTGCTATACTGTGTGCggaagaaaataaatcacatGGTTTTTGGTTCATTCACTCTCATAAAAGtagaagtaaacaaacaaaacccttttGTATTTGAAATCTGTATATCAAACTACACTGAAGTGAAGACAAGACACTCTTCTCAAGCCTCACTAAAGGTATGGTCCACGCACCAGCAGCTTCAATGTCATTAGGATCTGGTGGCAATTGAGATTCTCAGGCCCACAGTAGACTCCTGAGTCAGAGACTGCACTTCAACAGGACCCCAGGCGACTTGCATGTACATTACAGTTGCAGAAACATTGTTCTAAAGAATAAATTTATCTCAAAATAATGCTGGTGTTGTAGGCTTTCATCAGAGTAAACCCAACATTAGCATCCTGAACGAATACGTATGTATCCTCAGCTAAGTGCAGGCCATTCTTTTATGGAAGGTGTTTTGGGGGAACTAATAATGATGAAGAAACCCCCAGGTGTTGCAACACCGTTATTCAAGGCCCTGATGGTTCAGCATCATGACATTCCTCAACTATGCCAAGAGAAATTTTCATTCAGCATAGGATGAGTCCCCATCACTCATAAGAAAATGCACTATCTAGAAAATAAAAGGGTCTCAAAAAGAGTATGGCCAAAATGTAATACTGAAACCTATACACTGtaacaaatgaaaatagaatcTCTAAGAAAAGACACGATTTAAGCCAGTTTATACAATGTAGAAACTAGGAACTGTCATAATAACCATGAATTAATTTTAATCAATTTTTCATGTTTATGAGATCATGATTTCCATTTTGTAATTCATCTGTACCTGATATACCTACCTTAGGAATGAACTTTTTCACCAGCAACAGGACAAAGACTAATGTCATTAGAACACCTAGCACAGTCCCCGAAGAGTAAAAGAAAACGGG belongs to Capra hircus breed San Clemente chromosome 2, ASM170441v1, whole genome shotgun sequence and includes:
- the NEMP2 gene encoding nuclear envelope integral membrane protein 2 codes for the protein MRLPPTTCWLLLWLPPLAAQPAGAERGEEEAAAVSVSRCKALKEMDLIKASLSDCYCYNQNSQVKWKYIWSTVQVQITSPGPFSVVYITERYNCQYPETILSIIRCMFHNFWTPEESNDRTIIIHPYGQTVCFSVKPARKIFMYTISVKQNIVDFKLVFVFVVGIFLFFYAETLSQSPVFFYSSGTVLGVLMTLVFVLLLVKKFIPKYSTFWALMLGCWFASVYILGQLMEELKRRWYESRMCVLGYILTVGCVSFAVCYKHGPLVEERDMVLLAWLLRLLSLLLVYMGVAAPQFACTAALLLVLASGSRCYLPSALACVGRKMKKWFTSEKLAVKLLTEDQYREQADAATTCALEELRQACRSPGFPSWLAVSRLQEPKKFADFVLGGSHLSPEEVRLHEEQYGLGGAFLEEQLFNLRTPDSLPAQ